ACACCATCCTGATGGTCCTGAAGGACAGTTCAGCATTTTTGGGGGGCAATAGTAAATTTGACCCCTGATGGCGCTTCAGGTGTTCACTTTAATCCCATGCTCAGTTCTGCAGAGTGTCAACCTCCGGGCCTCAAGAATAGAACAATAATCAACGCTGCAGTTCCCCTAATTTCCCACCCGAGGAACCAACAGTGAGTTTGTCCCTCAGGTGCTGCCCAAACAGAAACCGGCCAACGCCTACAAACTCTGACATTCATCTTTCTCTCCTTTGATTAATCTGGACAAAGGAAACCAGCAGAGACGCCACAACGCTGCTCATCTCTTCCTTTAGTTTCAactactgaaaaagaaaataacttttCTTGAAGTACAAAATCTTACTAACTGTTTAACTTCTACCAAATGGTGGAGCCTTAAAAGCACATAAACAGGCAAACAACATAGTTCATCATCTTAAAGTTTTtgtgacactgagctgctgccaGGGACTGATGATGGATGTACAGCTTGACCCTCTCACCTCAAACGGCAGCTCGGACAGGTTGTGGTTTCCCGCGAGCTCGAGTCTCTCCAGTTTCTCACAGTTCCCAAGCTCTGGAGGAACTCGGGACAGTCGGTTGTAGCTGACGTACAGCTCCCTCAGCACTGTCAGTTTACCTTAGAATACAGACGGAGGAATTATTTCGGTATCGTTTCCCATCCTCTCAGGTCGTTCAGACTCTGTTTGTGTATGACTCACCAATCTCGGGCGGCAGCTCAGTGATGGCGTTTTTGGGGATGTCCAGAACGGTGAGCTGGGTAAACAGAGCCAGGTAGTCAGGCAGTTGGCGGATCCTTGTTCTCCTCACGTGCCACTCTTTCAGGTAGGTCATCCACTGCAGCTCACGGGGAAAATcctgcaaatgattttttttaatcactctggTTTCCTGAGAGAAAGCAAACTACAACACGTTTAAACCACAAACTTTTAACCAACTTACCATCCAGCGTTCTCCCTCCAGCTGGAAGCTCAGTTTGACTTCATTGGGATCCTGCTGGACTTCCTGACACTGCTGCTGGTCTGACTCTAACAGGTATACAACAACGTCAGCAGCAACTACAGCAGAGTTTACTGTAAATTCATGTATTTAACTAAACTGAACGTGAAGAAACATCTGATAGGACACATTAGCTGGCATTAAAATACAGCCTGGCTATAGTTTTGTGTAGTACCAATTTTGTACCACCAGATGGTACCATATTTGAAAGAAGCTCAAAAACTTTTTAcataatgacattttaaaaggtCCTCTCAGAAAACAATGCAGCCCAACCTTCATCCCTTAAACTCTTCCTAAGATGACTAAAATTAGCAAAACTAAGCTTAACTCTGTTATTAAACAGTCCAGTGGTGGCTGATTTTGTAGTTGCATACAGTTTTCCATCTGGTGACTGTATCTGATGATTTTATGTCAGTTTTGGTGCCGTACGCCTGCCAGGACGCTGGACGACTCGTGCAGGCCTGTCCACTGTGTTTACCCGTGCACAGCTGAATGTCTGTCAAGGTCGACCTCTCCAGGTAATGATGCAGCAGGTTGAGCTCGGAGGTCTTCAGGGTCTTACAGTAGATGCGATACTGCCACTCCTGGTCGATCCTGCGCACACAGAAATGTTAACCAAGTGTGAGCTGCGCCACGCTGATGTCAGATCAAATTTCAGCTGCGTGGATGTTCCCGTTTATCCTCCAAACTTCTGACCTTTCTGCCGTCTGCAGGCCAGACTTCACTACGCTGCGTTATAAATAGTGCGCTGTGTGTTCACACGGCTGAAATCGGCCATGACTCTCACACTTTATGAGCAACAACAGTCAGCTGGGTCTGACTCAGTCAAGTTCAAATGCTTTATTTACTCAACAGACCATGGATTGGATTTCTCAGATTtagcatttaatctgttattagactcaattgacttctgtcaaaatgtaaaagaacccacccaccactttaatcacactctagatcttgttttaacatatggcatagaaactgaacatttaacagtgtttcctgaaaaccctctcctgtctgattatttcctgataacatttacatttacaataattgattacacagcagtggagactttatcacagtagatgtctttctgaaagcactgtaactaagtttaagaatataatcaacccactgttatcatcttaaatgccctgtaccaacatagagcagagcagctatctgaacgctaccccaacagaggtcgattatcttgttaataatttcacctcctcactacatatgactctggatactgtagctcctgtgaaaactaaggtctctaatcagaagtacctgactccgtggtataattctcaaacacgtagcctaaagcagatgactcgtaagctggagaggaaatggcgtgttacaaatttagaggatcatcatttagcctggagaaatagtttgttgctttataaaaaagccctccgcaaagccagaacatcttactattcatcactgattgaagaaaataagaacaaacccaggtttctcttcagctctgtagccaggctgacaaacagtcagagctctgttgagccaaccatccctttaacgttaactagtaatgacttcatgaacttcttcacaaatacaatttttatcattagagaaaaaattaccagtaatcatcccacagatgtaatattatctacagctactcttagtaccattgatattaagttagactctttttctccaactgatctttctgagttaacttcaataattacttcctccaaaccatcaacgtgtcttttagaccccattcctacaaaactgctcaaagaagtcctgccattaattaatgcttcaatcttaaatatgatcaacctatctctaatgatcggctatgtaccacaggccttcaagctggctgtagttaaacctttactcaaaaagcatctctagacccagcagtcttagctaattataggccaatctccaaccttcctttatatcaaacatccttgaaagagtagttgtcaaacagctaacagatcatctgcagaggcttatttgaagagtttcagtcaggtttcagagctcagcacagcacagaaacagctttagtgaaggttacaaatgatcttcttatggcctctgacagtggactcatctctgtgcttgtcctgctagacctcagtgcagcgttcgatactgttgatcataatatcctattagagcgattagaacatgctgtaggtattacaggtactgcactgcagtggtttgtatcatatctatctaatagacaccagtttgtgcatgtaaatggagagtcctcttcacacactgaggttaattatggagttccacagggttcagtgctaggaccaattctgtttacattatacatgcttcccttaggcagcatcattagaagacatagcatacatttacactgctatgcagatgacacccagctctatctgtccatgaagccagataacacacaccaatgagttaaactgcgggaatgtcttaaagacataaagacctggatggccgctaacttagggctgctcgattatggcaaaaatgataatcacgattattttcactgaaattgagatctcgattatttgacgatatttatttaaccctttaagacctaccatagaaccaagtccgccagagcttatatatatatatatattttttttacatgttgtagtgccatttgtgggagcatttcaagttgctatacatcaatacaactgttatagcccatattttaataatatgtatgcattaagtccatagtaattacataaattgcaaaaaagtgcaataaaccacaaaaaaattgaaaatcttttttttttttttttttacatatatttctaattgggaaaatttaagaggtttatccctcaaaactttaaatacaaaaaagttgcaaaaaatagtttacaacaacaggaaatttattttgagtgtcttcatagttttattttggagatacagcaatttttatatactgcagcaaaaacaaaaaaaacaatcccatgatgcaaatttgcaaagaaaacagcaggtgcatcaaaataaactatttccagcagtgcaattcgagttctaagcatcccagcaactattcagaaaagtcagacatgacttataaaaacaccagtataggcttttaaggcctacaagtaaaaaactacattttccgcgaaaatgacgtcacttccggtttcggccagaaaatggcggacatgcgatagttcgcgttgacgtctttttcaatgtgggaagtgttatgaacagctgatcgatcggcaaagcgtgtttctggaatattatgtttttgttcctgcaagccctttttatgcaatttttgcaaagctttatgaggaaggaaaccgtgaccaaggacaagctgatggcataagatgtaagtacaactcctccggtttcatatgcaaaacaaactaTTGCGCTAGCGTAtgcggttccggttctacagggatttaaagggttaacaataacaatgtgttgaataatgactttaaaaaataatataaaacagtgtgcaaatactgataacagtgcaaatgtttgcaatataagaaataaatgaaaaatgtaaacatctgtgtttagtgaactttgcagtgttgctctgtggtgcagctacactgtaacaaagtttacacactatgtctacttgatccacgtctgactgaacccataatgtttccacaccactgaagtttttttacctctcttttcaaccaacagcagtcactctcctctccaaataacttctgcttagctttccgagcttcccttgggtcctcttaattgttgtgacacgtgttcgaaatgcagagaggtgcgctcgatttgccacacggagtagcgcgagagtaaagcttgagggaggggctaataatcggctcagtcatttttaatgatcgttgaaagcccagatcgtaatcgtgattaaaatttgattaattgagcagccctacgctaactttctgcttcttaattcagataaaactgaggttattgtactcggccctgaaaatcttagaaatatggtctctaagcagattcttactctggatggcattaccttggcctccagtaacactgtgaggaaccttggagtcatttttgaccaggacatgtccttcaacgcacatattaaacaaatatgtaagactgcgttcttccatttgtgcaacatctctaaaattagaaatatcctgtctcagagtgacgctgaaaaactagttcatgcatttattacttccaggctggacgactgtaattcattattatcaggatgtcctaaaaactccctgaaaagccttcagctaatccaaaatgctgcagcaagagtcctgacagggactagaaagagagagcagatttctcctgttttggcttcctgttaaatccagaattcaaaatcctgctcctcacatacaaggtatGTGAGGCAttcactatctctactttcaagattaggcttcaaactttcctttttgctaaagcatatagttagggctggaccaggtgaccctgaatcctcccttagttatgctgcaatagacgtaggctgccgggggattcccatgatgcattgagtttttcctttccagtcacctttctcactcactatgtgttaacagacctctctgcattgaatcatatctgttattaacctctgtctctcttccaaagcatgtcttttatcctgtcttccttctctcaccccaaccaatcacagcagatggccccgcccctccctgagcctggttctgccggaggtttcttcctgttaaaagggagtttttctttcccactgtcaccaaagtgcttgctcatagggggtcatatgattgttgggtttttctctttatctatgaagcgccttgaggcgacttttgttgtgatttggtgctatataaataaaattgaattgaattggttcGGTTGAGCAGAGTTTGATTCACAACAGGCTACAAAATCCAACGCTATCATGACATCATCACCTGGAAATCCTGGCATATTTGGATAAAAACACTTATGGGACACAAAGGGGCTGATGTCAGCTTGACCAAAGGCGGGACCTCCACCAGAACGGCATCGCTGGAGATACTGGCTGCTCGATATGTTACCGTAGCGTTAGAAGATCAAATTCTGAGGAAGTCTAACTCTGCTGGCGGAGCTCTGGAGATGGTGAAAAACCAAACTGCACTTCACAAACCTGCAGACTGGGTCCTGACACAGACTCTCAGTAAAGAGCCCGTCATGAACATTAATGAATGACAGTTATGTTTTGACCTGATCAGAGAGTTCTGTCTCATCTATTGCAGCTGTTTGTGAGCCGGTCGTGGTCCAGAACAAAAAGCACACCTGACACCTGGCTGGTTTAAGGTGGGCAGGCAGACTTAAAACTACAAATGCGGGCCAAATGTTCTTCATCagttctgtgggtttttgcgtCTTACCTGGTGAGGGCGCTCTGCTCGatcctctccttctccttcttctgcCTCTCTCTGTGCTTCTTCACTCGGACCTCCCACATCCCTCTGATCAGAGAGAGATCGTAGACCGGGACGTCCAGCTTCCTCTCCGGACCcatctctgctgctgaggaggaggaagagaccaGGATCATTATCTGAACATATCCGGCTTTAAGTTTAAACAGATTTACCCAGAAAATTTTTCTGTAAAAACCTAAAGCTGACTAATGAGCCACGTTTTC
This genomic stretch from Astatotilapia calliptera chromosome 12, fAstCal1.2, whole genome shotgun sequence harbors:
- the lrrc2 gene encoding LOW QUALITY PROTEIN: leucine-rich repeat-containing protein 2 (The sequence of the model RefSeq protein was modified relative to this genomic sequence to represent the inferred CDS: inserted 1 base in 1 codon) is translated as MQENCTAAEMGPERKLDVPVYDLSLIRGMWEVRVKKHRERQKKEKERIEQSALTRIDQEWQYRIYCKTLKTSELNLLHHYLERSTLTDIQLCTESDQQQCQEVQQDPNEVKLSFQLEGERWMDFPRELQWMTYLKEWHVRRTRIRQLPDYLALFTQLTVLDIPKNAITELPPEIGKLTVLRELYVSYNRLSRVPPELGNCEKLERLELAGNHNLSELPFELSSLKQLVHLDIAENRFVSIPICALRMTSLQLLDLSNNCMTDLPQDMDRLEQLVTLFIHKNNFNYLPHCLANITTLATIVVSGDELTCIPTKLCNNPEIKFIRLYDNPASKEKKKKEEKKKEGVRRRWREQREAEEVKDSGEKEFIEAYISSLQDRDFTLITTRPHVFWGXFVPCQTPSPTPPPKSPFPACFEEEEEEASEG